A window of the Salvelinus alpinus chromosome 3, SLU_Salpinus.1, whole genome shotgun sequence genome harbors these coding sequences:
- the LOC139570045 gene encoding uncharacterized protein isoform X4, translating to MNGPKRTWQQVKIKYKNILQNAVKKNTHRQGTGGGSPKADLTPAEDMALELNKGRPVLEGIPGGKETSIGSSQDATRFIQVSGSTVFLLEPPAQAPDDADPDPDAIQWENQPGNISSQAIRKLYGNHLRRQIELADIDIQYKKKKMENLALESEIKKRTIRKLDLEIKKLEREVRYAFNVHCMLTVTQMY from the exons atgaacgggccaaaacggacatggcagcaggtcaaaatcaaatacaagaacattctgcagaatg cagtgaaaaagaatacccacagacaaggcacgggtggtgggtcaccaaaggctgaccttaccccagcagaggacatggccttggagctaaataaaggcaggcccgtcttagaggggatccctggggggaaagagacgagcataggttcctcccaagatgccacccgcttcattcaag tgtctggcagcactgtgttcctgttagagccaccagcacaagcaccagacgatgctgatcca gacccagatgctatacagtgggaaaaccagcctggcaacata agctcacaagctatcagaaagttgtatggcaaccacctccggcgccaaatagaactggcagacatagacattcagtacaagaagaaaaagatggaaaatcttgcactggagtccgaaataaaaaagaggacaattaggaaactggaccttgaaataaaaaaacttgagagggaggtgagatatgccttcaatgtacactgtatgctaactgtaacacaaatgtattaa
- the LOC139570045 gene encoding uncharacterized protein isoform X3, with protein sequence MNGPKRTWQQVKIKYKNILQNAVKKNTHRQGTGGGSPKADLTPAEDMALELNKGRPVLEGIPGGKETSIGSSQDATRFIQVSGSTVFLLEPPAQAPDDADPGEGPSAAATAHDGDDDEEETISLDSRRHEDPDAIQWENQPGNISSQAIRKLYGNHLRRQIELADIDIQYKKKKMENLALESEIKKRTIRKLDLEIKKLERELQEDDTAQNKN encoded by the exons atgaacgggccaaaacggacatggcagcaggtcaaaatcaaatacaagaacattctgcagaatg cagtgaaaaagaatacccacagacaaggcacgggtggtgggtcaccaaaggctgaccttaccccagcagaggacatggccttggagctaaataaaggcaggcccgtcttagaggggatccctggggggaaagagacgagcataggttcctcccaagatgccacccgcttcattcaag tgtctggcagcactgtgttcctgttagagccaccagcacaagcaccagacgatgctgatcca ggtgaaggccccagtgcagcagcaacagcacatgatggagacgatgatgaggaggagaccatctctctggattccagaaggcatgag gacccagatgctatacagtgggaaaaccagcctggcaacata agctcacaagctatcagaaagttgtatggcaaccacctccggcgccaaatagaactggcagacatagacattcagtacaagaagaaaaagatggaaaatcttgcactggagtccgaaataaaaaagaggacaattaggaaactggaccttgaaataaaaaaacttgagagggag ctccaagaagatgacacagctcaaaataaaaattag
- the LOC139570045 gene encoding uncharacterized protein isoform X2, with product MNGPKRTWQQVKIKYKNILQNAVKKNTHRQGTGGGSPKADLTPAEDMALELNKGRPVLEGIPGGKETSIGSSQDATRFIQVSGSTVFLLEPPAQAPDDADPGEGPSAAATAHDGDDDEEETISLDSRRHEDPDAIQWENQPGNISSQAIRKLYGNHLRRQIELADIDIQYKKKKMENLALESEIKKRTIRKLDLEIKKLEREVRYAFNVHCMLTVTQMY from the exons atgaacgggccaaaacggacatggcagcaggtcaaaatcaaatacaagaacattctgcagaatg cagtgaaaaagaatacccacagacaaggcacgggtggtgggtcaccaaaggctgaccttaccccagcagaggacatggccttggagctaaataaaggcaggcccgtcttagaggggatccctggggggaaagagacgagcataggttcctcccaagatgccacccgcttcattcaag tgtctggcagcactgtgttcctgttagagccaccagcacaagcaccagacgatgctgatcca ggtgaaggccccagtgcagcagcaacagcacatgatggagacgatgatgaggaggagaccatctctctggattccagaaggcatgag gacccagatgctatacagtgggaaaaccagcctggcaacata agctcacaagctatcagaaagttgtatggcaaccacctccggcgccaaatagaactggcagacatagacattcagtacaagaagaaaaagatggaaaatcttgcactggagtccgaaataaaaaagaggacaattaggaaactggaccttgaaataaaaaaacttgagagggaggtgagatatgccttcaatgtacactgtatgctaactgtaacacaaatgtattaa
- the LOC139570045 gene encoding putative nuclease HARBI1 isoform X1, with amino-acid sequence MKAQNCVFLSALTMACPFVRDVVDEEALVLRRAFRRERVFRDRLDPLAFPDDHLYERYRFSADGIRYLCRLLGPRIKHRTARSHALSVEQMVCVALRFFASGAFLYSVGDAEQLNKATICRTIRSVCLAIKALADVFISFPGHRRLCDIKEEFYRIAGFPNVIGAVDCTHIRIKAPSGAHEADFVNRKSFHSINVQMVCNADCVISNVVAKWPGSVHDSRIFQASEIYQCLSQGEFSGVLLGDRGYGCQPFLLTPFTDPQEAQQAYNHAHARTRARVEMTFGLLKARFHCLHKLRVSPVRACDITVACAVLHNVACLRKERAPRVPPDMDWDNPAIFPDDDSGRLLRDQYVLNYFS; translated from the exons atgaaggcccaaaattgtgtgttcctttctgctctgacaatggcatgcccattcgtgcgagatgtggtggatgaagaagcacttgtgctgaggagagccttcaggcgagaaagggtcttcagggaccggctggacccactggccttccctgatgaccatctatatgaaagatacaggttttctgcagatggcatcaggtatctatgcagactactgggtcccaggattaagcaccgcactgcacggagccatgcactgagtgtggagcaaatggtttgtgtggccttgcgcttttttgctagtggagccttcctgtactcagtgggggatgcagaacagctgaacaaggccacaatttgccgcacaataaggagtgtgtgtctggctatcaaagcattagcagatgtcttcatctccttccctggccacagaagactctgtgacatcaaagaggagttctataggattgcag gtttccccaatgtcattggtgcagtggactgcacacacataaggataaaagccccctcaggtgcccatgaggccgattttgtgaataggaaatcctttcacagcattaatgttcag atggtctgcaatgctgactgtgtgatcagcaatgttgtggcaaaatggcctggctcagtccatgactccagaatctttcaggcctctgaaatctatcagtgcctatcacaag gtgaattctctggtgtgttgctgggagacagggggtatggctgccagccttttctcctgacacctttcacagacccccaggaagcacagcaggcctacaaccatgcccatgccaggaccagggccagagttgaaatgacctttggcctcctgaaggcacgctttcactgccttcacaaattaagggtcagccctgttagggcatgtgatattactgtggcttgtgctgtcctccacaatgtggcctgcctgaggaaggagagggcccccagagtgccaccagacatggactgggacaatccggcaatcttccctgatgacgacagtggtcggctgctgagggaccaatatgtgttgaattattttagttag